The proteins below are encoded in one region of Zavarzinia compransoris:
- a CDS encoding flagellar basal body-associated FliL family protein, which yields MASNAASQQDLDSLVSGLAPGDGAEGGEGKKKKGRKLLFILLPVALLLLGGGGAYVAGLLDPLLGKTEEAADGHGGEAAHGEVKPGEGKPGEHGAAAAADPVFYDLPDMLVNLHTTGTRAAYLKIKLALQYTDPLMTPVLQKVQPRIIDSFQIYLRELRIEDLEGSAGLMRLKEELLARSNQLMAPARIDDVLFKEMLVQ from the coding sequence ATGGCCAGCAATGCGGCATCCCAGCAGGACCTCGATTCCCTGGTTTCCGGCCTTGCCCCCGGCGACGGGGCGGAGGGCGGCGAGGGCAAGAAGAAGAAAGGCCGCAAGCTGCTCTTCATCCTGCTGCCGGTCGCCCTGCTGCTGCTGGGCGGCGGCGGGGCCTATGTCGCCGGCCTGCTCGATCCCCTGCTCGGCAAGACCGAGGAGGCGGCGGACGGCCATGGCGGCGAGGCCGCCCACGGCGAGGTGAAGCCGGGCGAGGGCAAGCCGGGCGAGCACGGCGCGGCGGCCGCGGCCGATCCCGTCTTCTACGACCTGCCGGACATGCTGGTGAACCTGCACACCACCGGCACCCGCGCCGCCTATCTGAAGATCAAGCTGGCGCTGCAATATACCGATCCCCTGATGACGCCGGTGCTCCAGAAGGTGCAGCCCCGGATCATCGACAGTTTCCAGATCTATCTCCGCGAATTGCGGATCGAGGATCTCGAAGGCTCGGCCGGGCTGATGCGCCTCAAGGAGGAATTGCTCGCCCGGTCCAACCAGTTGATGGCCCCGGCCCGGATCGACGACGTCCTGTTCAAGGAAATGCTGGTGCAGTGA
- the fliM gene encoding flagellar motor switch protein FliM, whose translation MAGEQDQAGTPVDEDALAAEWAAMAGGDEPDEAGEGAAAADADDAGLPEDAALAGQSGRALSQDEIDSLLGFDAVDAGANAQTGIRSIINSSLVSYGRLPMLEIVFDRLVRLLSTSMRNFTSDNVEVTLDNITSIRFGEYLNSIPLPAILAVFRAEEWDNYGLLTVESNLIYSIVDVLLGGRKGTTPMRIEGRPYTTIERNLVERMVMVVLKDMKTAFEPLTPVDFHFDRLEVNPRFATIARDPNAAILVKLRVDMEDRGGRIELVLPYATIEPVRELLLQMFMGEKFGRDTIWESHLATELWSTEVQVDAVLDEQVMNLGEVMNFKVGQTIMLNCAPDSPIELKCGGTPMLRGRMGRIGAMVAVKVEESLMKPKRGGGKG comes from the coding sequence ATGGCGGGCGAGCAGGACCAGGCCGGCACGCCGGTGGACGAGGACGCGCTGGCCGCGGAATGGGCCGCCATGGCCGGCGGCGACGAGCCCGACGAAGCGGGCGAGGGGGCCGCGGCGGCGGATGCCGACGACGCCGGCCTGCCCGAGGATGCGGCCCTGGCCGGCCAGTCCGGCCGGGCGCTGAGCCAGGACGAGATCGACAGCCTGCTCGGCTTCGATGCGGTCGATGCCGGCGCCAATGCCCAGACCGGCATCCGCTCGATCATCAATTCCTCGCTGGTCTCCTATGGCCGGCTGCCCATGCTCGAAATCGTCTTCGACCGGCTGGTGCGGCTGCTCTCCACCTCGATGCGCAATTTCACCTCGGACAATGTCGAGGTGACGCTGGACAACATCACTTCGATCCGCTTCGGCGAATATCTGAACTCGATCCCGCTGCCGGCGATCCTGGCCGTGTTCCGGGCCGAGGAATGGGACAATTACGGTCTCCTGACGGTCGAATCCAACCTGATCTATTCGATCGTCGACGTGCTGCTCGGCGGGCGCAAGGGCACGACGCCGATGCGCATCGAGGGCCGGCCCTATACGACGATCGAGCGCAACCTGGTCGAGCGCATGGTGATGGTCGTCCTCAAGGACATGAAGACCGCCTTCGAGCCGTTGACCCCGGTCGATTTCCATTTCGACCGGCTGGAGGTGAACCCGCGCTTCGCCACCATCGCCCGCGATCCCAATGCGGCGATCCTGGTCAAGCTCCGCGTCGACATGGAGGATCGCGGCGGGCGCATCGAACTGGTGCTGCCCTATGCCACCATCGAGCCGGTGCGCGAGCTTCTGCTCCAGATGTTCATGGGCGAGAAATTCGGCCGCGACACCATCTGGGAAAGCCATCTCGCGACCGAATTGTGGTCGACCGAGGTGCAGGTCGACGCCGTTCTCGACGAACAGGTGATGAACCTCGGCGAAGTCATGAATTTCAAGGTCGGGCAGACCATCATGTTGAATTGCGCGCCCGATTCGCCGATCGAACTGAAGTGCGGCGGCACGCCCATGCTGCGCGGCCGCATGGGGCGGATCGGCGCCATGGTCGCGGTCAAGGTCGAGGAATCCCTGATGAAGCCGAAGCGCGGGGGGGGCAAGGGGTGA
- a CDS encoding DUF6468 domain-containing protein: MGAIGLAMDLLLGGLLIATIVLAVRLHRKLQGLRGGHDELRLLVEGLNEATRRAQAGIIELRMAAEASSARLGHQVETARKATDELSLLVASADNLADRLARAGSPAPKPADPGRPAADPAILRALKDIR, from the coding sequence ATGGGTGCCATCGGTCTGGCCATGGACTTGCTGCTCGGCGGGCTCCTGATCGCCACCATCGTGCTGGCCGTGCGCCTGCACCGCAAGCTCCAGGGCCTGCGCGGCGGCCACGACGAATTGCGCCTGCTGGTCGAAGGCCTGAACGAGGCGACCCGCCGCGCCCAGGCCGGCATCATCGAATTGCGCATGGCGGCGGAGGCCTCGAGCGCCCGCCTCGGCCACCAGGTGGAGACGGCACGCAAGGCGACCGACGAATTGTCGCTGCTCGTCGCCTCGGCCGACAATCTGGCGGACCGTCTGGCCCGGGCCGGCTCGCCCGCGCCGAAGCCGGCCGATCCGGGCCGGCCGGCCGCCGATCCCGCCATCCTGCGCGCCCTGAAGGATATCCGATGA
- a CDS encoding MotE family protein, translated as MSAAAKPVRRVALLPVVAGVALAVLALRLPEMAVAVTRYLPAANSARAAEPAAPAPAPAPAPVPAAAAPAATPTPAFDPDKLTPGEIDVLQNLAKRRAELDTRARELDSREALMAAAEARIDKKLAEIKEAEARLAAATASRSAEDEAQIARLVKVYETMKPADAANIFNTLDFPVLIEVAGRMKEAKIAPVLAAMDPEAAKALTVALARRRGSESAPAAAGSGG; from the coding sequence ATGAGCGCGGCCGCCAAGCCCGTCCGCCGCGTCGCCCTGCTGCCGGTGGTGGCCGGGGTGGCCCTGGCCGTGCTGGCGCTGCGCCTGCCCGAGATGGCGGTCGCGGTCACGCGCTATCTGCCCGCGGCCAACAGCGCCCGCGCGGCGGAGCCGGCGGCCCCGGCGCCCGCGCCGGCCCCTGCGCCTGTTCCGGCGGCTGCGGCACCTGCGGCGACCCCGACCCCCGCCTTCGATCCGGACAAGCTGACCCCGGGCGAGATCGACGTCCTGCAGAATCTGGCCAAGCGCCGGGCCGAACTCGATACAAGGGCCCGCGAACTCGACAGCCGCGAAGCCCTGATGGCCGCGGCCGAAGCCCGGATCGACAAGAAACTCGCCGAGATCAAGGAGGCGGAGGCGCGCCTCGCCGCGGCGACCGCCAGCCGCAGCGCCGAGGACGAGGCCCAGATCGCCCGCCTGGTCAAGGTCTACGAGACGATGAAGCCGGCGGATGCCGCCAATATCTTCAATACCCTGGATTTCCCGGTCCTGATCGAGGTCGCCGGCCGCATGAAGGAGGCGAAGATCGCCCCCGTGCTGGCGGCCATGGACCCCGAGGCGGCCAAGGCGCTGACCGTCGCCCTGGCCCGCCGCCGGGGCAGCGAATCGGCGCCGGCGGCAGCGGGCAGCGGCGGCTAG
- a CDS encoding protein phosphatase CheZ produces the protein MSNTTRTFNDRRFADRLAAIAAETGGRVPVAEIGRIVASLLDSLEGGPAAVPVPGPASASVLIPASVPAVADELESLLAYIHQTQAEIAALRPAELTGEKIPQANDQLRSVVDATEQATGVFLDIAEELEALADTFGSANADDIRTIATRIYEASNFQDITGQRINKVTETLRVIEERLSRLVEVGGRAPGAVPPPPAPAEAAPVPDGGDGHLLNGPQLPASAATQDDIDRLFASI, from the coding sequence ATGAGTAACACGACCCGCACCTTCAACGACCGGCGCTTCGCCGACCGCCTCGCCGCCATCGCCGCCGAGACCGGCGGGCGCGTTCCGGTCGCCGAGATCGGCCGCATCGTCGCCAGCCTGCTCGACAGTCTCGAGGGCGGGCCGGCCGCCGTTCCCGTCCCGGGGCCTGCCTCTGCTTCCGTCCTTATCCCCGCATCCGTCCCCGCGGTCGCCGACGAGCTGGAAAGCCTGCTCGCCTATATCCACCAGACCCAGGCGGAAATCGCCGCCCTGCGCCCGGCCGAACTGACCGGCGAGAAAATCCCCCAGGCCAACGACCAGTTGCGCTCGGTGGTCGATGCCACGGAACAGGCGACCGGCGTCTTCCTCGACATCGCCGAGGAACTGGAGGCCCTGGCCGATACTTTCGGCTCCGCCAACGCGGACGATATCCGCACCATCGCCACCAGGATCTACGAAGCTTCGAATTTCCAGGACATCACCGGCCAGCGCATCAACAAGGTGACCGAGACGCTGCGCGTGATCGAGGAACGCCTCAGCCGCCTGGTCGAGGTCGGCGGCCGCGCCCCGGGCGCCGTGCCGCCGCCGCCGGCCCCGGCCGAAGCCGCGCCGGTCCCGGACGGCGGCGATGGCCATCTGCTCAACGGCCCGCAACTGCCGGCGTCGGCCGCGACCCAGGACGACATCGATCGGCTGTTCGCGTCGATCTGA